One window from the genome of Marinobacter sp. es.048 encodes:
- a CDS encoding SRPBCC family protein: MFRIHVEQIIGKDIETVFEAISDHARYDRFPGVGKSLLIEEGRDEKNGTGALRIIGAGRLELTERITKFERPNRMHYRIEQSSPFSVQHTKGEIVLMPEGEQTRVTWISEGHVQVPLLGRVMDRLAERSFSKAFRSLLRAIERL; this comes from the coding sequence ATGTTTCGGATTCACGTTGAACAGATTATTGGCAAGGACATCGAGACAGTCTTTGAGGCCATCTCCGACCACGCTCGCTATGATCGGTTTCCAGGGGTTGGCAAGTCTCTACTGATCGAGGAAGGTAGAGACGAGAAAAATGGCACTGGCGCCCTTCGGATTATCGGAGCCGGCCGGCTTGAGCTGACCGAGCGCATTACTAAGTTTGAACGGCCAAACAGGATGCACTATCGCATCGAACAATCGAGCCCCTTCTCTGTCCAGCACACAAAGGGGGAAATTGTTTTAATGCCCGAGGGGGAACAGACCCGGGTGACCTGGATTTCAGAAGGGCACGTGCAGGTACCGCTGCTTGGCCGGGTAATGGACCGATTGGCTGAGCGCAGTTTCTCGAAAGCCTTCAGATCTCTGCTAAGGGCCATTGAGCGGCTTTAA
- a CDS encoding MgtC/SapB family protein, producing MFESEIPAMDIFVRLLMAAGLALLLGLERELRGKPAGLRSHMLVSVGAAAFILIGLHILMTTAEGDPSARIDPSRIVEGVIGGIGFLGAGCIIQGRGSVQGITTGASIWISGAIGVACGLGTLVLASMVTVLALIIVVVLGRFERDVIEE from the coding sequence ATGTTCGAGAGCGAAATCCCGGCAATGGACATTTTCGTCCGTCTGTTGATGGCTGCAGGACTGGCACTACTTCTGGGGCTTGAGCGGGAACTGCGCGGCAAACCCGCAGGGTTGCGCTCTCACATGCTTGTTTCAGTGGGTGCTGCCGCATTCATTCTGATTGGCCTTCACATCCTGATGACAACGGCAGAAGGCGACCCCTCTGCACGTATCGATCCTTCGCGGATCGTTGAAGGTGTGATCGGCGGGATCGGTTTCCTCGGTGCCGGTTGCATTATTCAAGGCCGGGGCAGCGTTCAGGGCATCACCACCGGTGCCTCTATCTGGATTTCCGGAGCCATCGGGGTCGCCTGTGGTCTGGGCACTCTGGTTCTTGCCAGCATGGTAACCGTGTTGGCACTAATCATTGTGGTAGTGCTTGGCCGATTCGAACGGGACGTGATTGAGGAATGA
- a CDS encoding DUF1328 domain-containing protein, which produces MLYWAIVCLVIAIIAGVLGFGGIAGTAAGFAKILFFIFLALLVVSLVVNVFRGKGPKV; this is translated from the coding sequence ATGCTCTATTGGGCTATCGTCTGTCTGGTAATTGCGATCATTGCCGGCGTTCTGGGTTTTGGAGGTATCGCAGGAACGGCCGCCGGCTTTGCGAAGATCCTGTTCTTCATCTTCCTGGCACTGCTGGTCGTGTCACTGGTTGTGAACGTCTTTCGCGGCAAAGGACCAAAAGTCTAG
- a CDS encoding mechanosensitive ion channel family protein, with product MLKSLGDSSVNLEVKVWITPDNLDVRPRIMADILEQMKEALDAAGIEIPFPHLQLFIDDAKGLKPVLEPLYSRRG from the coding sequence TTGCTCAAGAGCCTCGGTGATTCGTCGGTGAACCTTGAAGTCAAAGTGTGGATAACGCCCGACAATCTGGATGTGCGGCCCAGAATCATGGCCGATATTCTGGAGCAGATGAAAGAAGCGCTGGATGCAGCCGGTATAGAGATTCCCTTCCCTCATTTGCAGCTGTTCATTGACGATGCAAAGGGACTTAAGCCGGTTCTCGAACCCCTCTACAGCAGGCGGGGATAA
- a CDS encoding M17 family metallopeptidase — MTPELPELQEILISSAEGNPASWDFEPTTGIVILLPDADRDAIESTPWGDFLTQTLSRYPETENPVHVSTPHGGRAAAVSVPEAIQTFKALTLARKVIGPLLAERPSELTVISFLNDDSSARTMAEALLAAVHAALFQLPRISGTPPTPKTLGAIRFYGTGFQHADFGHVEATAEGNNLARWLTHLPGNYLTPGIYRELAESLAKKEGWEHHFYDRDELEKLGAGAFLSVVEASPVRDAGILHLKYRPDGAEGKPLALVGKGICFDTGGSNLKVGGSMLGMHGDMQGSAVALGAFVAITRLKLSQPVDCWLALAENHIGPRAVKCNDVITALDGTTIELINTDAEGRMVLSDTLALVSRGKPRAIIDYATLTGAVVAALGQRMAGALTNRREWVGPIIEAGEKCGERVWPFPYEDDYDEDLESKVADTLQCRTAGPGDHIYAARLLGRFVDKDIGWIHVDMASSGTHKGGLAHIPTDVQGFGVRFGVEWFKKLAEA, encoded by the coding sequence ATGACGCCTGAACTCCCGGAGTTACAAGAGATATTGATAAGTAGCGCGGAAGGCAACCCCGCATCCTGGGATTTTGAGCCCACGACGGGCATTGTCATTCTGCTTCCCGACGCTGATCGAGACGCAATCGAATCGACACCCTGGGGTGATTTTCTTACCCAGACGCTGTCAAGGTACCCGGAAACCGAAAACCCGGTGCATGTCTCCACACCCCATGGTGGTCGCGCCGCGGCGGTCTCTGTGCCCGAAGCTATTCAGACTTTCAAAGCCCTGACTCTGGCCCGCAAAGTGATTGGACCATTACTGGCAGAACGACCCTCAGAACTCACGGTTATTTCTTTTTTAAATGATGATTCGTCCGCTCGGACTATGGCAGAGGCGCTACTGGCGGCTGTCCATGCAGCTCTGTTCCAGTTGCCTCGCATTTCGGGCACCCCACCGACACCGAAAACGCTTGGGGCTATCCGCTTTTACGGCACTGGATTTCAACATGCAGACTTCGGGCACGTTGAAGCAACAGCTGAAGGCAATAACCTGGCCCGGTGGCTGACCCATTTACCAGGCAACTACCTGACTCCCGGCATTTATCGGGAGTTGGCCGAGTCCCTGGCAAAAAAGGAAGGCTGGGAGCACCATTTTTACGACCGGGACGAACTGGAAAAGCTTGGAGCCGGGGCATTTCTCTCCGTTGTCGAAGCAAGCCCGGTGAGGGACGCAGGCATACTACACCTGAAATACCGTCCCGACGGTGCCGAGGGCAAACCTCTCGCCCTGGTGGGCAAAGGGATCTGTTTTGACACCGGTGGAAGCAACCTGAAGGTCGGTGGCAGCATGCTTGGCATGCACGGTGATATGCAGGGCAGCGCGGTTGCGCTTGGCGCTTTTGTGGCCATTACCCGCCTCAAGCTGTCGCAACCGGTAGATTGCTGGCTCGCGCTTGCCGAAAACCACATCGGGCCTCGCGCCGTTAAGTGCAACGATGTCATCACGGCCCTCGATGGCACGACCATTGAACTGATAAACACCGATGCGGAGGGACGAATGGTTCTTTCCGATACTCTGGCACTGGTGTCCCGGGGTAAACCTCGGGCAATCATTGACTATGCAACGCTGACGGGCGCGGTTGTAGCCGCTCTGGGGCAACGGATGGCCGGTGCCCTGACCAATCGCCGTGAATGGGTGGGGCCCATAATCGAGGCCGGAGAAAAATGCGGTGAGCGAGTCTGGCCGTTCCCCTATGAAGACGATTACGACGAAGACCTGGAGTCAAAAGTTGCCGACACCCTGCAGTGCCGAACAGCAGGCCCTGGCGATCACATATACGCAGCACGCCTGCTTGGGCGCTTCGTGGACAAAGACATCGGGTGGATACACGTCGATATGGCGTCCTCCGGCACCCACAAGGGCGGCCTGGCCCACATCCCGACGGACGTGCAAGGGTTCGGGGTTCGGTTCGGCGTGGAGTGGTTCAAGAAGCTGGCCGAAGCGTAA
- a CDS encoding ATP-grasp domain-containing protein: protein MAITPESKMSQEVLAWRDPSMDSVLGTETPKDPSKGYIALLGWSINAIKAAQKFDRRYIVVAPDWAADFCTANNIPFIAWDFVRLNDRSMEIAEKLKAEGVDVAVPLFEETVEWSGAINSVLLDNPRMYGQSILFRDKALMKRRAQLGGIRVGIFEEAHEKEDIIRFMKRVNQTLLKLDGDPDDPIHVKAFDKAGCLGHRMIRTLEEIEMIPDEEYPLLMESHLDGWEFAVEAWIHNGKIQFLNISEYVTLGYSVFVPATKELESWRDAITKQIELLIKTFDIQFGLIHPEYFVTSDGTMYFGEVAYRPPGFKAFELIERAYGFNAYQASMLVFDPKSTKEEVDAFFPREVVDAKGYAGCFGVYPRRRVVSRLEMPKECIEHPYFESHELMEPTEEMVPDRSAFGTHWGLVFFFGDDPIKMRDLLKAQEDLDFYV, encoded by the coding sequence ATGGCGATCACACCGGAATCCAAAATGTCGCAGGAAGTGCTGGCCTGGCGCGACCCTTCCATGGACTCGGTTCTCGGAACGGAAACACCCAAGGATCCAAGCAAGGGCTATATTGCCCTTCTTGGCTGGAGTATTAATGCGATCAAGGCGGCTCAGAAGTTTGATCGCCGCTATATCGTGGTGGCCCCGGATTGGGCTGCGGATTTTTGTACCGCCAACAATATACCTTTCATCGCCTGGGATTTTGTTCGCCTGAACGATCGCTCCATGGAAATCGCTGAAAAGCTGAAAGCCGAAGGCGTGGATGTCGCCGTCCCGCTGTTCGAGGAGACAGTTGAATGGTCCGGGGCGATCAATTCCGTGCTGCTCGACAATCCCCGTATGTATGGCCAGTCGATTCTGTTCCGGGACAAGGCGCTGATGAAGCGTCGCGCGCAGCTTGGCGGGATTCGTGTCGGGATCTTCGAAGAAGCTCATGAAAAAGAGGACATCATCCGATTCATGAAGCGGGTTAACCAGACGTTGCTCAAGCTTGACGGTGATCCTGACGACCCGATTCACGTGAAGGCATTCGACAAAGCGGGCTGCCTTGGCCACCGCATGATCCGGACACTGGAAGAGATCGAAATGATTCCGGATGAGGAATACCCGCTTCTCATGGAGAGTCACCTGGATGGCTGGGAGTTTGCGGTTGAAGCCTGGATCCACAATGGAAAGATCCAGTTCCTGAATATTTCAGAGTACGTCACCCTGGGCTATTCAGTATTTGTGCCCGCAACCAAGGAACTCGAAAGCTGGCGGGACGCGATTACCAAGCAGATCGAGTTGCTGATCAAGACATTTGATATCCAGTTTGGGCTGATTCATCCGGAGTACTTCGTGACCAGCGACGGTACCATGTACTTCGGTGAGGTTGCCTACCGTCCACCGGGGTTCAAGGCATTTGAACTGATTGAACGGGCTTATGGATTCAATGCCTACCAGGCCTCCATGCTTGTGTTTGACCCCAAGAGCACCAAAGAAGAGGTCGATGCCTTCTTCCCTCGCGAAGTGGTCGATGCCAAGGGCTATGCAGGCTGTTTTGGTGTCTATCCGAGACGTCGAGTGGTCAGCAGGCTGGAAATGCCCAAAGAGTGCATTGAACATCCTTACTTTGAGTCGCACGAATTGATGGAGCCGACAGAGGAGATGGTACCGGACCGATCTGCTTTCGGCACTCATTGGGGGCTTGTGTTCTTCTTCGGGGATGACCCGATCAAGATGCGAGACTTGCTGAAAGCCCAGGAAGATCTGGATTTCTACGTTTAA
- a CDS encoding GMC family oxidoreductase: MIFDYIIVGGGSAGAVMAARLSENPDVSACLLEAGGKGDHLLTRAPAGVVAIMPGHGKINNWAFNTEQQRELAGRRGFQPRGRGLGGSSLINAMLYVRGHRADYDRWAELGCDGWGWDEVLPYFRKAECHEGGSNEHHGADGPLHVCKQRSPRPISEAFIEAAKERGYPASDDFNTGDNEGVGLYEVTQFHDTERNGERCSTSAAYLYPIMEQRNNLKVVTGARATRILFTGKRASGVEYCLKGQTHTVSANREVILSAGAFGSPQLLQLSGVGNPDDILPHGIPMVHELPGVGRNLQDHLDFILAYKSADTDNFGFSLTGMKNMLRHSLQWRTDGTGMIASPFAEGAAFLKSDPREEKPDLQLHFVVSIVEDHARKLHWGHGFSCHVCNLRPKSRGRVFLLSDDPMADPGIDPNYLSDPDDLDLIIKGAKITREILEGPALSPYRQSEMFGVHDGMSDEEWTRHIRDRADTIYHPVGTCKMGIDDLAVVDPSLKVHGLEGLRVVDASIMPTLIGGNTNAPTIMIAEKIADIIQTKR, encoded by the coding sequence ATGATTTTCGATTACATCATTGTAGGTGGCGGATCGGCTGGCGCTGTGATGGCGGCGCGATTGAGTGAGAACCCTGATGTCAGCGCCTGTCTCCTGGAGGCAGGCGGCAAGGGCGATCACTTGTTGACCCGCGCACCAGCTGGTGTAGTCGCGATCATGCCCGGCCATGGCAAGATCAATAACTGGGCGTTCAATACAGAGCAGCAGCGGGAGCTGGCTGGACGTCGCGGATTCCAGCCCAGAGGCAGGGGGCTGGGCGGTTCCAGCCTGATCAACGCGATGCTGTATGTGCGTGGACACAGGGCGGATTATGATAGATGGGCCGAGCTGGGTTGCGACGGCTGGGGATGGGACGAGGTTTTGCCCTACTTCCGCAAAGCGGAGTGCCATGAAGGCGGGTCCAATGAACATCACGGGGCCGATGGCCCACTGCATGTTTGCAAACAGCGATCACCAAGGCCCATTTCCGAAGCCTTTATCGAAGCGGCTAAAGAGCGAGGCTATCCCGCAAGCGACGATTTCAATACCGGCGACAATGAGGGCGTTGGCCTCTATGAGGTTACTCAGTTTCATGACACCGAACGCAATGGTGAACGCTGCTCTACCTCTGCGGCGTATTTGTATCCGATTATGGAACAGCGCAACAACCTCAAGGTTGTGACCGGAGCTCGTGCGACCCGAATTCTGTTTACCGGAAAACGTGCTTCAGGCGTTGAGTATTGCCTCAAGGGACAAACCCATACAGTCTCAGCGAACCGTGAGGTGATCCTCTCCGCGGGCGCCTTCGGCTCCCCGCAGTTACTCCAGCTATCCGGAGTGGGAAACCCCGACGACATCCTCCCTCATGGTATTCCCATGGTCCACGAGCTGCCGGGCGTCGGGCGCAATCTGCAGGATCATCTGGACTTCATTCTCGCCTACAAGTCCGCGGATACCGATAACTTTGGTTTCAGTTTAACGGGCATGAAAAACATGCTCCGCCATTCCCTGCAATGGCGAACGGATGGAACGGGTATGATTGCCTCACCGTTTGCAGAGGGGGCGGCATTCCTGAAATCTGACCCGCGAGAGGAAAAACCGGACCTGCAGCTGCACTTCGTAGTTTCCATCGTAGAGGATCACGCCCGTAAACTGCATTGGGGGCACGGCTTCAGTTGCCACGTCTGCAACCTGCGGCCAAAATCCCGGGGACGCGTTTTTCTGCTCAGCGACGATCCAATGGCGGATCCCGGCATCGACCCCAATTATCTGTCCGATCCAGACGACCTGGACTTAATCATCAAAGGCGCAAAAATCACCCGGGAGATTCTGGAAGGGCCTGCACTCTCGCCGTACCGCCAATCCGAAATGTTCGGCGTTCACGACGGCATGAGTGATGAGGAATGGACACGCCACATCCGCGACCGGGCGGATACGATCTATCACCCGGTAGGCACCTGCAAGATGGGCATAGATGATCTGGCCGTGGTTGACCCGAGCCTCAAGGTTCACGGGCTTGAGGGTTTGCGAGTGGTCGACGCTTCGATCATGCCGACTTTGATTGGTGGAAACACCAACGCCCCGACGATCATGATTGCTGAAAAGATCGCCGATATTATTCAAACCAAAAGATAA
- a CDS encoding alpha/beta fold hydrolase, protein MAFAEVDGQRLYYEDTGGTGPVVVFSHGLLMDHEMFAPQVSAFRDRFRCITWDERGHGHTAVAQPEPFSYYDSADDLAALLTHLGIEKAVLVGMSQGGFLSLRCALTHPERVIGLVMLDSQAGTEQEEKLPLYQQLISSFMEQGLTPEVGTTIANIILGSDYPDSDHWKEKWKMMSAANIGNNFQTLASRDDLTERLSDVSQPTLIIHGDADIAIPMERAQMMADKIPDAELVAIPGAGHAANLSHPDPVNQALDNFLARLFSEG, encoded by the coding sequence ATGGCTTTCGCTGAGGTAGATGGTCAACGGCTTTACTACGAGGACACTGGCGGGACTGGACCGGTTGTGGTGTTCTCGCACGGTCTGCTGATGGACCACGAAATGTTTGCTCCGCAGGTGTCGGCGTTTCGCGACCGTTTTCGTTGCATCACATGGGATGAGCGGGGGCATGGGCACACCGCCGTTGCCCAGCCAGAGCCCTTCAGTTACTACGATTCCGCAGATGACCTTGCCGCACTACTTACGCACCTGGGTATAGAAAAAGCCGTTCTGGTGGGGATGTCTCAAGGTGGCTTCCTGTCACTCCGGTGCGCTCTGACTCATCCGGAGCGGGTGATCGGCCTGGTGATGCTTGATAGCCAGGCAGGTACTGAGCAGGAAGAAAAGCTACCCCTGTACCAGCAACTGATAAGCTCTTTCATGGAGCAGGGGCTGACCCCGGAAGTCGGTACCACCATTGCCAACATCATCCTGGGAAGTGATTACCCTGACAGTGACCATTGGAAGGAAAAGTGGAAAATGATGTCGGCGGCTAACATCGGCAACAACTTCCAGACGCTGGCAAGCCGCGATGACCTGACAGAACGTCTCTCAGACGTTTCCCAGCCCACGCTCATTATCCATGGTGATGCTGACATAGCGATTCCGATGGAGCGGGCACAGATGATGGCGGACAAAATCCCGGATGCCGAACTGGTCGCGATTCCCGGTGCCGGGCATGCTGCAAATCTGTCGCACCCGGATCCGGTTAATCAGGCATTGGATAATTTTCTGGCGCGTTTATTTTCCGAAGGGTAA
- a CDS encoding glutathione S-transferase family protein → MITVHHLNNSRSQRVLWMLEELGVPYEIKHYQRDPKTMLAPESLKKVHPLGKSPVITDGDLVVAESGAIIEYLAHTYGKDTMLPESGGQAWLDYTYWLHYAEGSLMPPLVLRLVFEKVKTSPMPFFVKPVAKGISDKTNEMFIGPMIKAHLDFVESHLAKNTWFLGDNLSAADIQMSFPLEASVARGIVGRNRPHITGWVKRVHARPAYQKALEKGGDYDFA, encoded by the coding sequence ATGATTACAGTCCACCACCTCAACAATTCCCGCTCACAGCGTGTTCTCTGGATGCTGGAAGAACTGGGTGTTCCCTACGAGATCAAGCACTACCAGCGTGATCCCAAGACCATGCTGGCTCCTGAAAGCCTCAAAAAGGTACACCCGCTGGGAAAATCTCCAGTGATCACCGACGGTGATCTGGTGGTGGCCGAATCCGGCGCCATTATTGAATATCTGGCCCATACCTACGGCAAAGACACCATGCTGCCGGAGAGCGGCGGTCAGGCCTGGCTCGACTACACCTACTGGCTGCATTACGCCGAAGGCTCATTAATGCCGCCACTGGTGTTGCGCCTTGTCTTCGAAAAGGTAAAGACCAGCCCAATGCCGTTCTTCGTCAAGCCCGTCGCCAAAGGCATTTCGGACAAAACCAACGAAATGTTTATCGGCCCCATGATCAAGGCCCACCTGGATTTCGTGGAAAGCCATCTGGCGAAAAACACCTGGTTTCTGGGTGACAACCTGAGCGCGGCGGATATTCAGATGAGCTTCCCGCTTGAGGCCTCCGTAGCCAGAGGCATCGTCGGCAGGAACCGGCCTCACATCACCGGGTGGGTCAAACGCGTTCATGCCCGGCCGGCTTACCAGAAGGCGCTCGAGAAAGGCGGTGATTACGACTTCGCCTGA
- a CDS encoding patatin-like phospholipase family protein: protein MKLNPFNTRIGLALGGGAAKGIAHIGVLKAFEEEQIKIHCIAGTSAGALIASYYAFGRPAESILSICSTLNLSKIINFTFERGGLFSTHAIREMIHRDLGDVRIEDAEIPLAICATDIETGEQLIFREGNLADVVCASMAVPGLFVPVEIDGRTLVDGGLVENVPISPLAKMGAGITVAVDLSHVSRYPKPDNTFDVITNAINIGIDFNTRKQLKNADISVPLDLSDYSLTNNADRVDELYLEGYHPMKKKIRQLLWYKRMHLAISLLKTTRTLMPFKVPEILKELKRHGFALRHRH from the coding sequence ATGAAACTCAACCCATTTAATACCCGAATCGGCCTGGCCCTGGGGGGCGGCGCGGCAAAGGGCATTGCGCACATTGGTGTGCTGAAAGCGTTTGAAGAAGAGCAAATCAAGATTCACTGCATTGCCGGCACCAGTGCAGGCGCACTGATCGCAAGCTACTACGCCTTCGGTCGCCCGGCGGAATCCATCCTTTCCATCTGCTCGACGCTGAACCTCTCGAAAATCATCAACTTTACCTTTGAGCGTGGCGGCCTGTTCAGCACCCACGCCATTCGGGAGATGATCCACCGGGATCTCGGGGATGTCCGGATCGAAGACGCCGAGATCCCACTGGCAATCTGTGCAACGGATATCGAAACCGGCGAACAGTTGATCTTCCGGGAAGGCAACCTGGCGGATGTCGTTTGCGCCTCCATGGCGGTACCCGGCCTGTTTGTACCGGTTGAGATTGATGGCCGAACCCTGGTCGACGGCGGGCTGGTTGAAAACGTCCCCATTTCGCCTTTAGCGAAAATGGGCGCCGGGATTACAGTAGCGGTTGATCTCAGCCATGTTAGCCGGTACCCGAAACCGGACAACACCTTCGATGTCATCACCAACGCCATCAACATCGGCATCGACTTCAACACCCGCAAGCAGCTGAAAAACGCCGATATATCAGTACCGCTGGACCTGAGCGACTACAGCCTCACCAACAACGCAGACCGTGTTGACGAGCTTTACCTGGAAGGCTATCACCCCATGAAGAAAAAGATTCGCCAGTTACTCTGGTACAAGCGAATGCATCTCGCCATCAGCCTTCTAAAAACAACCCGGACGTTAATGCCCTTCAAGGTGCCCGAGATTCTCAAAGAGCTCAAACGCCACGGCTTTGCGCTGCGCCATCGACATTAG
- a CDS encoding BCCT family transporter has product MGDIIKDDYQTDYVAGQDNIEKFGFDIHNIVFPLTAILIVAFVVGTLIFPSGAKELLDSAKNGAIAIFDWGFLLSANLFVLFCLALIFMPVGKIRIGGIDAKPEFSMLSWFAMLFAAGMGTGLMFWSVAEPVAYYTDWYGTPLGVEPNTAEGARLAMGATMYHWGLHPWAIYAIVGLSLSFFAFNKGLPLTIRSAFFPILGDKVWGWPGHVIDTVSVLATIFGLATSLGFGAQQAASGISYLFGIEGGLNIQVGVIAGVTAVATLSVIRGIHGGVRILSNANMVMAGLLLVFVMFAGPTLAVFQWLWDTSVSYASNMFALSNPFGREEDTTWFHGWTVFYWAWWISWSPFVGMFIARVSHGRTVREFVTAVLIIPTIITLFWMSAFGGGALHQVQNDIGVLASEGLTEVSLAMFQALENISLSGITSFIGITLVLTFFVTSSDSGSLVIDSITSGGKTDAPKAQRIFWAVIEGSIAGVLLFVGGKEALGALQAGALSVGLPFTLVLLVMMYSLFKGLHHERRLLIAEGKM; this is encoded by the coding sequence TTGGGTGACATCATCAAAGATGATTATCAGACCGACTACGTGGCGGGTCAGGATAATATCGAGAAATTCGGGTTTGATATCCACAACATTGTTTTCCCGTTAACCGCTATCCTGATCGTTGCTTTTGTTGTCGGAACACTCATTTTTCCTTCGGGTGCAAAGGAATTGCTCGATAGCGCCAAGAATGGTGCGATCGCTATCTTCGACTGGGGCTTTCTTCTCAGTGCAAATCTGTTTGTTCTGTTCTGCCTGGCCCTGATTTTCATGCCGGTGGGCAAGATCCGGATTGGCGGTATTGATGCCAAGCCGGAATTCTCCATGCTTTCCTGGTTTGCCATGCTGTTTGCGGCAGGCATGGGCACAGGGCTGATGTTCTGGTCGGTCGCTGAGCCAGTTGCCTATTACACCGACTGGTATGGAACGCCTCTTGGCGTTGAGCCTAACACCGCAGAAGGTGCGCGCCTGGCGATGGGTGCAACCATGTATCACTGGGGTCTGCATCCCTGGGCTATTTACGCGATTGTCGGACTTTCGCTGTCTTTCTTTGCCTTTAACAAGGGCCTGCCGTTAACCATTCGCTCTGCATTCTTCCCGATTCTCGGGGATAAGGTCTGGGGCTGGCCCGGTCATGTGATCGATACTGTGTCTGTTCTGGCGACGATTTTTGGTCTTGCGACCTCGCTCGGCTTTGGCGCCCAGCAGGCCGCATCGGGTATTTCCTATCTGTTTGGTATCGAAGGTGGCCTGAATATTCAGGTGGGTGTGATTGCAGGTGTCACGGCTGTCGCAACCTTATCGGTAATTCGCGGCATTCACGGCGGTGTCCGGATTTTGAGTAACGCCAACATGGTGATGGCGGGGTTGCTGCTCGTGTTTGTGATGTTTGCCGGACCCACGCTGGCGGTGTTCCAGTGGCTCTGGGATACGTCGGTGTCCTACGCATCCAACATGTTTGCTCTCAGCAACCCGTTCGGTCGGGAGGAAGACACGACCTGGTTCCATGGCTGGACAGTATTCTACTGGGCCTGGTGGATTTCCTGGTCACCGTTCGTGGGCATGTTTATCGCGCGGGTGTCCCATGGTCGCACGGTGCGCGAATTTGTCACCGCCGTGCTGATTATCCCCACGATTATCACACTGTTCTGGATGAGCGCTTTCGGCGGCGGTGCCCTCCACCAGGTTCAGAACGACATTGGCGTTTTGGCGTCTGAGGGGCTTACCGAGGTATCGCTGGCGATGTTCCAGGCGCTTGAGAACATTTCATTGTCGGGGATTACATCGTTCATCGGGATCACTCTGGTGTTGACCTTCTTCGTGACCTCCTCGGATTCCGGTTCACTGGTGATCGATAGCATCACCTCAGGTGGTAAGACTGACGCCCCGAAGGCACAGCGGATTTTCTGGGCGGTTATTGAAGGTTCGATTGCCGGGGTGCTGCTGTTTGTAGGCGGTAAAGAAGCGCTGGGCGCGCTGCAGGCCGGCGCCCTGAGTGTTGGGCTGCCCTTTACTCTGGTGCTGTTGGTGATGATGTACAGTCTGT